The Nitrosospira lacus genome window below encodes:
- a CDS encoding asparagine synthetase B family protein translates to MSGLCGWIGYGTTVNENLQLVQRMAGPLTRFDGGEARTLAAVNSGLAVAATGDGAQVYQKEGLLVALWGRAGLSDPRLAQLARTDGMAKTLADSWLERGEKVLESLTGAFSLCILHERENVALLAIDRMGIHPLSFQISGGCLVFGSSADAIILHPQVKSAISPQGIYNYVYFHMVPAPGTIYLEQKRLLPGEYLIYRKGSVETHKYWEMRFLEDEKRPFKELKQDFMDVLRSSVLEAIGKEEVGAFLSGGTDSSTIAGILGEVSGQPARTYSIGFDASGYDEMEYARIAARHFSTRHKEYYVTPDDIVTAIPQIAAIFDQPFGNSSAIPAFYCARMAKEDGLSRMLGGDGGDELFGGNVRYAKQHLFSLYEQVPSMMRKGLVEPLVFGMPGGAALPLVRKARSYIEQASIAMPARTETYNLLERYGHGEVFTPEFLATVNAGYPASLLNEIYHQNNADSLINRMLAFDRKFTLADNDLPKVAKACELAGMDVAFPLISDQITAFSLRLEPQLKLKGTKLRYFFKEALRGFLPEEIIAKQKHGFGLPFGVWLQHHKPLQALASDSLTDLKSRNIVRADFIDTLLGQHLDEHAGYHGTMVWVLMMLEQWYRQHGIHGQ, encoded by the coding sequence TTGAGCGGGTTGTGTGGCTGGATAGGCTACGGCACCACAGTTAATGAGAACTTGCAGCTTGTTCAGCGAATGGCTGGACCGCTTACCCGCTTCGATGGCGGCGAGGCTCGAACACTGGCTGCGGTGAACAGCGGCTTGGCGGTTGCGGCAACCGGTGATGGTGCGCAGGTTTACCAGAAGGAAGGGCTGCTCGTGGCACTGTGGGGACGAGCCGGCCTTAGCGATCCTCGCCTGGCCCAGCTTGCGCGCACCGATGGCATGGCAAAAACCTTGGCTGACAGCTGGCTGGAAAGAGGAGAGAAAGTCTTAGAAAGTCTCACAGGGGCATTTTCCCTTTGTATCCTGCATGAAAGGGAAAATGTGGCCCTTTTAGCTATAGACCGTATGGGTATCCACCCGCTTTCCTTCCAGATTTCAGGCGGATGCCTGGTGTTTGGCTCATCGGCGGATGCCATCATTTTGCATCCGCAAGTGAAATCCGCGATTTCCCCGCAAGGCATCTATAATTATGTTTATTTTCACATGGTGCCCGCTCCCGGCACGATTTATCTGGAACAAAAGCGTCTTCTGCCCGGCGAATACCTGATCTACCGGAAGGGGAGCGTAGAGACTCATAAATACTGGGAAATGCGATTCCTTGAGGACGAGAAGCGACCCTTCAAGGAACTTAAGCAGGATTTTATGGATGTATTGCGCTCAAGTGTGCTTGAGGCGATTGGGAAAGAGGAAGTCGGGGCTTTTCTGAGCGGTGGAACCGACAGTTCGACAATCGCCGGTATATTGGGAGAGGTAAGTGGCCAGCCGGCCCGAACTTACTCCATTGGTTTCGATGCCTCAGGTTATGACGAAATGGAATATGCGCGTATTGCGGCCCGGCATTTTTCCACCCGGCATAAAGAGTACTACGTCACTCCCGATGATATTGTGACCGCTATTCCGCAGATCGCAGCGATTTTCGATCAACCCTTCGGTAACTCTTCCGCCATACCTGCCTTTTATTGCGCACGCATGGCTAAGGAAGATGGCCTGAGCCGGATGCTGGGTGGTGACGGTGGAGATGAGTTGTTCGGCGGCAACGTGCGTTACGCCAAACAACATCTTTTTTCCCTTTATGAGCAAGTGCCTTCAATGATGCGCAAGGGGCTGGTCGAGCCGCTGGTTTTTGGCATGCCCGGTGGAGCTGCCTTGCCTCTGGTGCGAAAGGCCCGCAGTTACATAGAGCAGGCATCAATTGCGATGCCGGCGCGTACGGAAACTTATAACCTGCTGGAGCGTTATGGCCATGGAGAAGTCTTTACCCCGGAATTCCTGGCTACTGTCAATGCGGGCTATCCCGCTAGCCTCTTGAATGAAATCTACCATCAGAACAATGCTGATAGCCTGATAAACCGCATGCTTGCTTTTGATCGCAAGTTCACGCTCGCCGACAATGATTTGCCTAAAGTGGCAAAAGCTTGCGAACTGGCGGGAATGGACGTGGCGTTCCCCCTTATCAGCGACCAGATCACTGCTTTTTCTTTGCGGCTTGAGCCTCAGCTTAAGCTTAAAGGCACGAAATTACGTTATTTCTTCAAAGAAGCGTTGCGAGGGTTTTTGCCGGAAGAGATTATCGCCAAGCAAAAACATGGCTTCGGCTTGCCTTTCGGTGTGTGGCTCCAACATCACAAGCCGTTGCAAGCCTTGGCTTCTGATAGCTTGACCGACCTCAAGTCACGGAACATCGTACGTGCCGATTTTATCGATACGCTGCTCGGGCAGCATCTGGATGAGCATGCAGGTTATCACGGTACCATGGTTTGGGTTTTGATGATGCTGGAGCAGTGGTACCGGCAGCACGGAATTCACGGACAGTAG
- a CDS encoding TIGR04282 family arsenosugar biosynthesis glycosyltransferase, whose amino-acid sequence MTEIALVLVCKRPSSGLAKQRLAASLGREAAERIAEALLACALEDADDWDGPVVIAPAHPSDHAWADTLLPRSRPKVRIQPQAAGNLGQRLNGLDRELRRMGLEQLVYIGSDAPALTPVDYAAVNNALSAHDSVLMPAEDGGVVLMASRHEWPMLGGLPWSTARLGTALADCCRAGGQSVATLKHGFDVDEHGDLVRLATALRMDQRPARRVLHALACDLVQQGQPREAGHV is encoded by the coding sequence ATGACCGAGATTGCTCTGGTGCTCGTGTGCAAGCGGCCGTCATCGGGCCTCGCAAAACAGCGGCTGGCCGCAAGCCTGGGAAGGGAGGCGGCGGAGCGAATTGCCGAAGCGCTCCTCGCCTGTGCACTGGAGGACGCGGACGATTGGGACGGTCCGGTAGTCATCGCTCCAGCGCATCCCTCGGATCATGCCTGGGCCGATACGCTTTTACCGCGGTCGCGGCCGAAAGTGCGCATACAGCCACAAGCAGCGGGTAACCTGGGACAACGGTTGAACGGCCTGGATCGTGAACTGCGTAGAATGGGACTCGAACAGCTGGTTTACATCGGCAGTGATGCGCCCGCGCTTACGCCTGTCGATTACGCCGCGGTCAACAATGCCCTGTCTGCCCATGACAGCGTGCTGATGCCGGCGGAAGATGGCGGCGTGGTGCTGATGGCAAGCCGCCATGAGTGGCCGATGCTGGGCGGTTTGCCGTGGAGTACTGCTCGCCTGGGTACAGCGCTAGCGGATTGTTGCCGCGCGGGGGGGCAGTCCGTCGCTACTCTTAAGCATGGCTTCGATGTGGACGAACACGGTGATCTCGTTCGATTGGCGACGGCACTGAGAATGGATCAACGTCCGGCACGGCGTGTATTACACGCGTTGGCTTGTGATCTCGTTCAACAAGGCCAACCGAGGGAAGCAGGGCATGTTTAG